In Aptenodytes patagonicus chromosome 22, bAptPat1.pri.cur, whole genome shotgun sequence, one DNA window encodes the following:
- the LOC143169933 gene encoding receptor-type tyrosine-protein phosphatase V-like isoform X3, with the protein MRPPLLPLLVLWVPQLLGTLAEGKGCNRTARAGLEGQNAPSDRGTLLNLSVSDHGRSDSLLLSWDEPEGGAEGYSLTLSSLGLGTLLQNGSAGPNITSFWFHGLTPGMRYEIEVTATLACMETTSQAVTAQTSPSPVRNLSLSSGGRSAVLHASWVHARGQRDGYHLALYHSDSQTLVRNASVLPNASTFLFDGLLAGSEYALKVSTLAGSSRASTSIHQWTAPSIPTQLRLSPGSSTSLVASWVGAGGAAWLHLELHNLLTQTVTTTLSARRGLTSYTFQHLHPGTQYWLGLSATAGPYTVGGPNATAWTYPLSPGNVTLSSSEEQSSLQARWSTPAGERDFYLVTLQEGEDGALTRNISVGGDNDHVTFHGLSPGKRYSVQVTAVAGPYRASARSTAAWTQPLAPSGVSLSSQGSPYSLLASWEEAMGEGYVLAFSPVEHLVKNSSLLRGVTNFTYEGLRPGTLYTFEVSTMAGPYTSTPRRITSWTYPLPLEQLTLSNQGHSTSLQASWRAAPAGSTGYTGTLWETKSQERVRNMTVGNNWTNVTFEDLVPGRQYTLEMAAMAGPYRSPVRSATDWTYPLAPAGVTLTNTRHPLGLSAFWNKAAGDVDQFHLQLYSKSHPAQRNVSVGPNTHNFTFLGLSPGIQYFLKVTVLAGPYRSSSHFATEWTYPLSLANVSVQPGRRPQELHVSWVESGGGRDHFVQLSVAESLSIIRNVSIPRGVTQLDLEGLVPGSRYRVEIISQAGPHRTSSQTAIGYTVPLPPLSLSASPVSTAWALAVHWETPPGQRDGYLLSMHEEGSSAPARNLEAGKDSTNVTLARLAPGTCYLVGIWAVAGPYRSLPKNVTGCTVPAAPTNLSLTNPGSSSELYTCWNKPRGGRDHYRVILYSLSTQSRDRVQTLSPDAQNITWTHLEAGSRFAVQVTAVKGSFEASSTNVTQWTHPLAPANLTLGSPSASALQVSWAAVGRGAEDYMVDVYDTASSSRVGRMVLGGDARSHTLRNLSPGTRYSVAVRATAGPFHTSTPNLTHCTRPLPPAAVHWLTTGHPDRLSVSWGAAAGKRDSYTLTLYHTWLGTVAATASLRRDTHNFTFMGLTPGYKYSLEASATAGPYQAAAPNISGWTRPLPPATVRLLSMGHPDRLSASWGAADGGRDSYALTLYYARLGTVAATASLGRDTHNFTFTGLAPGSKYVLEVVSMAGSYRTPAGNVSNWTYPLAPRNVYMTNQGYPNRLSASWRAEPQGQDSYRLLLYHSGSGIVAANVSVGKGISKFTFSGLAPGHKYLLEVMSMAGPYVASAGNISDWTTPSVPKNLSAVAEGNNTMLISWGSVSGQQDDCQLWLRDPRNSTLPWRHALSRGQVQHLIQGLIPGRNYSVSLSCVAGPYWSSTKPLAVPMEPNPVEDVQCLPESRSLYLNWTSSPGDVEAYEVVTERLSDGPPTSKYVMSIPTSEASLEGLGPNSSYRIVVSTVGMNTMKSQAVTLLCNTTVEALPPPLRADIFQVEASSTVIISSDLFSEENGQIEYYGVIATTNDSLLRPTQEIVSSTWYDHYYGTEDSYLAVLIPNPFHPSPRSSPETWRVPVGTEECGQSRATCNGKLKANEQYRFSIAAFTKYDPVAPAVTFTMFSAAGSGADATPLSMPIIAGIVVGFLLTLAAIFALVYWKQLRAKRTKKSSLPQEMVTYSLRNVHRPIPIQNFKQYYEMKTASANHAFFQEFEELKEVGKEQPKVEAELPANVSKNRYPHVLPYDHSRVKLSQLGEDPHSDYINANFMPLHLNNPGAVPTSPIREIFPGLYIPAGVHCHPGAPEEDDRGLLEAGVGAECLQHHHADSVHGERAGPL; encoded by the exons ATGAGACcaccgctgctgccgctgcttgTCCTGTGGGTGCCGCAGCTCCTGGGAACCCTGGCAGAG GGCAAGGGGTGCAACCGAACAGCACGGGCAGGGTTGGAGGGACAGAATGCACCCAGTGATAGAG GGACCCTCCTGAACCTCAGCGTGAGTGACCATGGCCGGTCGGACTCCCTCCTTCTGTCCTGGGATGAACCGGAGGGGGGTGCTGAGGGATATTCGCTCACCCTCTCCTCCCTGGGGTTGGGCACGCTGCTGCAGAATGGATCTGCTGGACCCAACATCACCAGCTTCTGGTTCCACGGGCTGACCCCTGGCATGCGCTATGAGATTGAGGTGACAGCCACGCTTGCCTGCATGGAGACGACCAGCCAGGCAGTCACAGCACAGACAA GTCCTTCACCGGTCCGCAACCTGAGCCTGAGCAGCGGCGGGAGGTCTGCCGTGCTGCATGCCTCCTGGGTGCATGCCCGTGGGCAGCGAGATGGCTACCACCTTGCCCTCTACCACAGTGACTCTCAGACGCTTGTGAGAAATGCATCTGTCCTGCCAAATGCCTCCACGTTCCTGTTCGATGGGTTGCTGGCTGGCAGCGAGTACGCCTTGAAGGTCAGCACGCTGGCTGGATCCAGCCGGGCAAGCACCAGTATCCACCAATGGACAG ctccctccatccccacccaGCTGAGGCTTAGCCCGGGCTCCAGCACCAGCCTTGTCGCCTCCTgggtgggtgccgggggggcCGCCTGGCTGCACCTCGAGCTCCACAACCTTCTCACCCAGACCGTGACCACAACCCTGTCAGCCAGGAGGGGTCTCACCAGCTACACCTTCCAGCATCTCCACCCCGGCACCCAGTACTGGCTGGGGCTGAGCGCCACAGCAGGGCCCTACACTGTGGGGGGGCCCAATGCCACCGCTTGGACAT acCCCCTGAGCCCTGGCAATGTGACCCTGAGCAGCTCAGAGGAGCAGAGCTCCTTGCAGGCTCGCTGGAGCACcccagcaggagagagggacTTCTACCTGGTGAcgctgcaggagggagaggatggTGCTCTGACGAGGAACATCTCCGTCGGCGGAGACAATGATCATGTCACCTTCCACGGGCTGAGCCCCGGGAAGCGATACTCTGTCCAGGTGACGGCGGTGGCTGGGCCTTACCGGGCATCAGCCCGCAGCACAGCAGCCTGGACAC AGCCGCTAGCACCATCTGGTGTGAGTCTGTCCAGCCAGGGGAGCCCCTACAGCCTACTAgccagctgggaggaggcaaTGGGAGAGGGCTATGTGCTGGCCTTCAGCCCCGTGGAGCACCTTGTGAAGAACAGCTCGCTGCTCAGAGGTGTCACCAACTTCACCTACGAGGGCCTCCGCCCTGGGACCCTCTACACCTTTGAGGTCAGCACCATGGCTGGCCCCTACACATCTACACCCCGGCGCATCACCAGCTGGACAT ATCCTTTGCCCCTGGAGCAGCTGACCCTCAGCAATCAGGGCCACAGCACCTCTCTGCAAGCCTCCTGGAGAGCAGCTCCCGCTGGCAGCACTGGCTACACAGGCACGCTCTGGGAAACCAAGTCCCAGGAGCGGGTCAGGAATATGACCGTGGGGAACAACTGGACAAATGTCACCTTTGAGGACCTGGTCCCTGGGCGACAGTATACACTGGAGATGGCTGCTATGGCTGGACCTTACAGATCCCCTGTGCGATCAGCCACAGACTGGACAT ACCCCCTGGCTCCGGCCGGTGTGACCCTGACCAACACCCGACACCCGCTGGGACTCTCTGCCTTCTGGAACAAGGCTGCTGGCGATGTGGACCAGTTCCACCTCCAGCTCTACAGCAAGAGCCATCCAGCGCAGAGGAACGTCTCAGTGGGGCCAAACACCCACAACTTCACATTCCTGGGGCTGTCCCCTGGCATTCAGTACTTCCTGAAGGTGACCGTCCTCGCTGGCCCATACAGATCCTCGTCACACTTTGCCACCGAGTGGACAT ATCCACTGTCTCTGGCTAATGTGAGTGTACAGCCTGGCCGGAGACCCCAGGAGCTACATGTGAGCTGGGTGGAGTCAGGCGGTGGCAGAGACCACTTCGTACAGCTCTCGGTGGCTGAGTCCCTGTCCATCATCAGGAATGTGTCCATCCCCCGTGGAGTCACCCAGCTTGACCTTGAGGGGCTGGTGCCAGGATCCCGATACCGCGTGGAGATCATTTCTCAGGCTGGGCCTCATCGCACCTCCTCTCAGACTGCCATCGGCTACACTG TCCCGTTACCTCCTCTTTCCCTGTCGGCAAGCCCTGTCAGCActgcctgggctctggctgtgcactGGGAGACCCCTCCTGGGCAGAGGGATGGATACCTGCTCAGCATGCATGAGGAGGGCTCTTCTGCACCAGCAAGGAACCTGGAAGCAGGGAAGGACAGCACCAATGTCACACTGGCACGGCTGGCACCAGGAACTTGCTACCTTGTTGGGATCTGGGCAGTAGCTGGACCCTACCGCTCCCTCCCCAAGAACGTCACTGGCTGCACAG ttcctgCTGCACCGACAAACCTGAGCCTTACCAACCCAGGCAGCTCCTCAGAGCTTTACACGTGCTGGAACAAGCCCCGTGGTGGGAGGGACCACTACCGTGTTATTCTGTATAGCCTCAGCACCCAGAGCAGGGATCGGGTCCAGACCTTGAGTCCAGATGCCCAGAACATCACCTGGACTCACTTGGAGGCAGGCAGCAGGTTTGCTGTGCAGGTCACTGCTGTGAAAGGCTCATTCGAAGCCTCCTCCACCAACGTCACCCAATGGACAC ATCCCTTGGCCCCTGCCAACCTCACCCTGGGCAGCCCCTCTGCCTCCGCACTGCAGGTCTCCTGGGCAGCAGTGGGGCGAGGAGCAGAAGACTACATGGTGGATGTCTATGACACAGCCTCCAGCAGTCGTGTTGGGCGCATGGTGCTGGGTGGGGATGCCAGGAGTCACACCTTAAGGAACCTGAGCCCCGGCACCCGCTACAGCGTGGCAGTGAGGGCCACAGCTGGGCCCTTCCACACCAGCACCCCCAACCTCACCCACTGCACAC GCCCGTTGCCCCCAGCCGCCGTGCACTGGCTGACCACAGGGCACCCTGACAGGCTGAGCGTGTCATGGGGAGCTGCGGCCGGGAAGCGAGACAGCTACACACTGACCCTGTACCACACGTGGCTGGGCACCGTGGCAGCTACAGCCTCACTCAGGAGAGACACCCACAACTTCACCTTCATGGGCCTGACCCCAGGATACAAGTACTCCCTGGAGGCCAGTGCCACAGCTGGACCATACCAGGCAGCAGCACCCAACATCAGTGGCTGGACAC GCCCGCTGCCCCCAGCCACGGTGCGCTTGCTGAGCATGGGGCACCCCGACAGGCTGAGTGCGTCCTGGGGAGCCGCGGACGGGGGGCGAGACAGCTACGCACTGACCCTGTACTACGCACGGCTGGGCACCGTGGCAGCTACAGCCTCACTTGGGAGAGACACCCACAACTTCACCTTCACGGGACTGGCCCCAGGAAGCAAGTATGTGCTGGAGGTGGTGTCCATGGCAGGGTCCTACCGGACACCTGCAGGGAACGTCAGCAACTGGACAT ACCCCCTGGCACCCCGTAACGTGTACATGACGAACCAGGGGTATCCCAACAGGCTGAGCGCATCCTGGCGAGCTGAACCCCAAGGACAAGACAGTTACAGGCTCCTCTTGTATCACTCGGGATCAGGTATTGTGGCAGCCAATGTATCTGTTGGGAAAGGCATCAGCAAATTCACCTTTTCTGGCCTGGCTCCAGGACACAAATACCTGCTGGAAGTGATGTCCATGGCAGGGCCCTACGTAGCCTCCGCTGGGAACATCAGCGACTGGACAA CCCCCTCAGTTCCCAAAAATCTCTCTGCGGTGGCTGAAGGAAACAACACGATGCTCATCTCCTGGGGCAGTGTCTCTGGACAGCAGGacgactgccagctgtggctgcgGGATCCCAGGAACAGCACACTGCCCTGGAGGCATGCTCTCAGCAGAGGGCAAGTCCAGCACCTCATCCAAGGGCTGATCCCAGGGAGGAACTACTCTGTCTCCTTGAGCTGCGTGGCCGGGCCCTACTGGAGCAGCACCAAACCCTTGGCAGTGCCGATGG AGCCAAACCCAGTGGAGGATGTGCAATGCCTACCAGAATCAAGGAGCCTTTACTTGAACTGGACCAGCTCTCCTGGAGATGTGGAGGCTTATGAGGTGGTGACAGAGAGACTCTCTGATGGACCTCCCACCTCCAAGTATGTCATGAGCATCCCTACAAGTGAGGCCAGTCTGGAGGGGCTGGGGCCAAACTCATCGTACCGAATTGTTGTGAGCACAGTGGGCATGAACACAATGAAGAGCCAGGCTGTGACTCTGCTCTGCAACACAACAGTGGAGG CCCTGCCTCCGCCCCTGCGAGCAGACATCTTCCAGGTGGAGGCCAGCTCCACGGTTATCATTTCATCCGACCTGTTCAGCGAGGAGAACGGCCAGATCGAGTATTATGGTGTTATTGCTACCACTAACGATTCAT TGCTGAGGCCCACCCAGGAAATCGTGTCCAGCACATGGTATGACCACTATTATGGGACAGAGGACTCCTACCTGGCTGTGCTAATCCCCAATCCCTTCCATCCGAGCCCCAGGAGCTCCCCCGAAACCTGGCGAGTGCCAGTGGGAACAGAGGAGTGCGGCCAGTCCAGGGCAACGTGCAACGGGAAGCTGAAAGCCAACGAACAGTACAG GTTCAGCATCGCTGCCTTCACCAAATATGACCCAGTAGCCCCTGCAGTGACGTTCACCATGTTCTCAG CTGCTGGATCTGGTGCAGACGCAACTCCACTCTCAATGCCAATAATTGCTGGAATCGTCGTGGGATTTCTCTTGACGCTTGCAGCTATTTTTGCTTTGGTCTACTGGAAACAGCTCAGAGCAAAGAG AACCAAGAAGAGCAGCCTGCCCCAGGAAATGGTGACCTACAGCTTGAG AAACGTCCATCGGCCAATTCCCATACAGAACTTCAAGCAGTACTATGAGATGAAGACAGCAAGTGCTAACCATGCTTTTTTCCAGGAGTTTGAG GAGCTGAAGGAAGTTGGGAAGGAGCAGCCGAAGGTGGAGGCCGAACTACCAGCCAACGTCTCCAAGAACAGATATCCCCACGTGCTGCCCT ATGATCACTCTCGGGTCAAGCTGAGCCAACTGGGGGAGGATCCACACTCAGACTACATCAATGCCAACTTCATGCCT CTGCATTTGAACAACCCCGGAGCTGTTCCCACATCCCCCATCCGGGAGATTTTCCCAG GGCTATACATCCCAGCAGGAGTTCATTGCCACCCAGGGGCCCCTGAAGAAGACGATAGAGGACTTCTGGAGGCTGGTGTGGGAGCAGAATGTCTGCAACATCATCATGCTGACAGTGTGCATGGAGAACGGGCGG GTCCTCTGTGA